One window of Pectobacterium carotovorum genomic DNA carries:
- the tyrA gene encoding bifunctional chorismate mutase/prephenate dehydrogenase: protein MVAELTVLRDQIDEVDKELVALLSRRLRLVAEVGEVKSRHGLPIYAPDREAAMLSSRRKEAESMGVPPDLIEDILRRTMRESYTSENDKGFKPLCPQLRPVVIIGGRGQMGNLFEKMLTLSGYQVRILEQDDWPRADELLSDAGMVIVSVPIHVTEQVIARLPALPDDCILVDLASVKNGPLQAMLAVHSGPVLGLHPMFGPDSGSLAKQVVVYCDGRQPEAYQWLLEQIQVWGARLHRISAVEHDQNMMFIQALRHFATFAYGLHLAEENVQLEQLLALSSPIYRLELIMVGRLFAQDPQLYADIIMSSEDNLALIKRYYKRFGEAIELLEQTDKAEFINSFKKVEHWFGDYAKRFQAESRVLLRQANDIRQ from the coding sequence ATGGTAGCTGAACTGACCGTATTGCGTGATCAGATAGATGAGGTAGATAAGGAGCTTGTCGCGCTGTTATCACGTCGGTTGCGTTTGGTGGCGGAGGTGGGTGAAGTGAAAAGCCGCCATGGTTTGCCCATTTATGCGCCCGATCGTGAAGCGGCCATGCTCAGCTCACGTCGTAAAGAAGCGGAGTCGATGGGGGTTCCGCCGGATCTCATTGAAGATATCCTGCGGCGTACCATGCGCGAATCCTACACCAGTGAAAATGACAAAGGCTTTAAACCGCTGTGCCCGCAGTTGCGTCCGGTCGTCATCATCGGTGGCCGGGGGCAAATGGGCAATCTGTTTGAGAAAATGCTGACGCTGTCGGGCTATCAGGTGAGAATTCTGGAGCAAGATGACTGGCCGCGTGCGGACGAGTTGTTGTCTGATGCTGGCATGGTGATTGTTAGCGTGCCGATTCACGTGACTGAACAGGTGATTGCCCGCCTGCCTGCTTTACCAGATGACTGTATTTTGGTTGATTTGGCATCGGTAAAAAATGGCCCGCTTCAGGCAATGCTGGCGGTGCATAGTGGTCCGGTGCTTGGTCTGCATCCTATGTTCGGGCCAGACAGCGGCAGCCTTGCCAAGCAGGTTGTCGTCTATTGTGACGGTCGGCAACCGGAAGCCTACCAGTGGTTACTGGAACAGATTCAGGTGTGGGGCGCGCGTCTGCATCGTATCAGCGCAGTCGAACACGATCAGAACATGATGTTCATTCAGGCGCTGCGCCACTTTGCTACATTCGCGTATGGTCTGCATTTAGCGGAAGAGAATGTGCAGCTTGAACAGCTATTAGCGCTGTCATCGCCAATCTATCGTCTGGAATTGATCATGGTTGGACGGCTGTTTGCGCAGGATCCGCAGCTGTATGCCGACATCATTATGTCTTCAGAGGATAATCTGGCGTTGATTAAGCGTTACTACAAACGTTTTGGCGAGGCGATTGAGCTACTGGAGCAGACGGATAAGGCAGAATTTATCAACAGCTTCAAGAAGGTCGAACACTGGTTTGGTGACTATGCCAAACGTTTTCAGGCGGAGAGCCGGGTGCTTTTGCGTCAGGCAAACGATATTCGTCAATAA
- the yehT gene encoding two-component system response regulator BtsR has translation MLKAIIIDDEQLAREELSLLLENESDITIIAQCSNALEAIPAIHRLQPDVIFLDIQMPKVSGLELVAMLDPENMPYVVFVTAYDEYAVRAFEEHAFDYLLKPLDAQRLSKTLNRLRRGVSVNKNVQIISEPLLRHIPCNGHNRIFLLKIEEVEYLCSELSGVHVVGVSQSGYTQLSLKTLEEKTPFVRCHRQYMVNTEQLKEIQLMENGAAEVLTHTGKHIPVSRRYLKLLKEKLGIA, from the coding sequence ATGCTGAAAGCCATAATCATCGATGACGAACAGCTGGCACGTGAAGAGCTCAGCCTGCTACTGGAAAATGAGTCTGATATCACCATCATTGCACAATGCAGCAATGCGCTGGAGGCGATCCCGGCTATTCATCGGCTACAACCGGATGTGATTTTTCTGGATATACAGATGCCAAAGGTCAGCGGATTAGAGCTGGTTGCCATGTTGGATCCAGAAAATATGCCTTATGTCGTCTTCGTGACAGCCTATGATGAGTACGCAGTGAGGGCATTTGAAGAGCATGCTTTTGACTATTTACTTAAACCACTAGATGCACAGCGACTAAGCAAAACGCTAAATCGTTTACGCCGCGGCGTGAGTGTAAATAAAAACGTACAGATAATTTCAGAACCCTTGCTTCGCCACATCCCCTGTAACGGACACAATCGTATTTTTTTGCTCAAGATTGAGGAAGTCGAGTATCTTTGTTCAGAACTCAGCGGCGTGCATGTCGTGGGCGTCAGTCAATCTGGCTATACCCAGCTTTCACTGAAAACGCTGGAAGAGAAAACGCCCTTCGTCCGTTGCCATCGTCAATATATGGTTAACACGGAACAGCTGAAAGAAATCCAGTTAATGGAGAACGGCGCAGCAGAAGTATTGACGCATACGGGAAAACACATCCCCGTCAGTCGCCGCTACCTCAAATTACTGAAAGAAAAATTGGGTATTGCCTGA
- a CDS encoding inner membrane protein YpjD, translating into MSVFAIVALVAYTLSLGLIIPSLLRKNSAYRRLAILSASAALLCHAVALYQRIFDVQVGQNLSLLNIGSLVSLIICTVMTIVAARDRGWFILPIVYTFALINLAFASFMPSEFITHLEASPGLMVHIGLALFSYATLLIAALYALQLAWLDYLLKNKKLGFAADMPPLMGIERKMFHITQIGVILLTLTLCTGLFYMDDLIDNKENLHKAVFSLFAWFIYILLLWGHYHEGWRGRRVVWFSLIGALMLTLSYFGSRVIQHFLAV; encoded by the coding sequence ATGTCTGTTTTCGCTATTGTGGCGCTTGTCGCCTATACACTCAGCCTCGGACTGATTATCCCCAGTCTGCTGCGCAAGAACAGTGCATATCGTCGGCTGGCAATACTCTCGGCCAGCGCTGCGCTACTCTGCCATGCGGTGGCGCTCTATCAACGTATTTTCGATGTTCAAGTCGGTCAAAACCTTAGCCTGCTGAATATCGGCTCGCTGGTCAGTCTCATCATCTGTACGGTTATGACGATTGTCGCCGCGCGCGATCGCGGCTGGTTTATTCTTCCTATCGTCTACACCTTTGCGTTGATCAATTTAGCCTTCGCTAGCTTCATGCCGAGTGAATTTATTACGCATCTGGAAGCGTCACCGGGTTTGATGGTCCATATCGGTCTGGCACTTTTCTCTTATGCAACCTTGCTGATTGCGGCACTTTATGCGCTCCAGCTTGCCTGGCTTGATTATCTGCTCAAGAATAAAAAGCTGGGTTTTGCCGCTGACATGCCGCCGCTGATGGGCATTGAACGTAAGATGTTTCACATCACGCAGATTGGTGTCATCTTGCTCACGCTAACGCTCTGTACCGGTTTGTTTTATATGGATGACCTGATCGATAACAAAGAGAACCTGCACAAAGCCGTGTTCTCCCTGTTTGCCTGGTTCATCTATATTCTGCTGCTCTGGGGACATTACCATGAAGGATGGCGGGGACGGCGCGTCGTCTGGTTCAGTCTGATCGGCGCACTGATGCTAACGCTGTCCTACTTCGGCAGCCGGGTTATACAGCACTTTCTCGCGGTCTGA
- the rimM gene encoding ribosome maturation factor RimM, with protein sequence MSNQLSPKPPVNPIVMGKIGSAYGIRGWLRVFSSTEDAESIFDYQPWFIQSKSGWQLVEIEGWKYHNQDLIIKVKGADDRDAANLLTNCEIVVDSSQLPDLGEGDYYWKDLIGCQVVTVTGYELGKIIDMMETGSNDVMVIKANLKDAFGVKERLVPFLTEQVVKRVDLSAQTIEVDWDPGF encoded by the coding sequence ATGAGCAATCAACTCAGCCCAAAACCTCCTGTTAACCCGATTGTGATGGGGAAGATAGGGTCGGCATATGGCATCCGAGGTTGGCTCAGAGTGTTTTCATCCACCGAAGATGCCGAGAGCATTTTTGATTATCAACCTTGGTTCATCCAGAGTAAAAGCGGTTGGCAGCTTGTCGAGATTGAAGGCTGGAAGTATCACAATCAGGATCTGATCATCAAAGTGAAAGGTGCTGATGACCGTGATGCGGCTAATTTACTGACTAATTGTGAAATTGTCGTAGATTCGTCACAACTGCCTGATCTGGGCGAAGGTGATTATTACTGGAAGGATCTTATTGGCTGTCAGGTCGTGACCGTAACGGGTTATGAGTTAGGTAAAATCATCGACATGATGGAAACCGGCTCGAACGATGTGATGGTAATAAAGGCTAACCTGAAAGATGCCTTCGGAGTCAAGGAACGGCTGGTTCCGTTCCTCACCGAACAGGTTGTTAAGCGCGTCGACCTTTCTGCTCAAACTATTGAAGTAGATTGGGATCCTGGTTTTTGA
- the rpsP gene encoding 30S ribosomal protein S16 has protein sequence MVTIRLARGGAKKRPFYQVVVTDSRNARDGRFIERVGFFNPIASGQAEALRLDLDRIEHWLGLGATVSDRVSSLIKDAKKAA, from the coding sequence ATGGTAACAATTCGTTTGGCACGTGGCGGCGCGAAAAAACGCCCCTTCTATCAAGTAGTCGTGACCGATAGCCGCAATGCGCGCGATGGTCGTTTCATCGAGCGCGTAGGTTTCTTCAACCCAATCGCATCTGGTCAAGCAGAAGCCCTGCGTCTGGATCTGGACCGTATCGAGCATTGGCTTGGTCTGGGTGCAACTGTGTCTGATCGCGTATCTTCGCTGATCAAAGACGCTAAAAAAGCAGCATAA
- the luxS gene encoding S-ribosylhomocysteine lyase: MPLLDSFTVDHTRMAAPAVRVAKTMKTPHGDNITVFDLRFCRPNIEVMPERGIHTLEHLFAGFMRDHLNGDGVEIIDISPMGCRTGFYMSLIGTPDEQRVADSWKAAMADVLKVTDQRKIPELNEFQCGTYEMHSLKEAQEIAQHIVDHDIGINQNDDLALPKDKLAELHI, encoded by the coding sequence ATGCCGTTACTAGACAGCTTTACCGTTGACCATACCCGTATGGCCGCACCCGCAGTTCGGGTCGCTAAAACCATGAAAACCCCTCATGGCGACAATATCACGGTATTTGACCTGCGCTTCTGTCGTCCGAACATCGAAGTCATGCCAGAGCGTGGCATCCATACGCTAGAGCACCTGTTTGCTGGCTTTATGCGCGACCATTTAAACGGTGATGGCGTTGAAATTATCGACATTTCTCCGATGGGATGTCGTACGGGTTTCTACATGAGTCTGATTGGTACGCCGGACGAGCAACGCGTTGCCGATTCTTGGAAGGCGGCGATGGCGGACGTTCTGAAAGTGACTGACCAGCGTAAAATTCCTGAGCTGAACGAATTTCAGTGTGGCACCTATGAGATGCACTCACTGAAGGAAGCACAGGAGATTGCTCAGCACATCGTGGATCACGATATTGGTATCAACCAAAATGACGATCTGGCGTTGCCGAAAGATAAACTGGCTGAGCTACATATCTAG
- a CDS encoding 3-deoxy-7-phosphoheptulonate synthase, translating into MQKDSLNNINISDEQILITPDELKAKFPLNDAEQRDIAQARATIADIIHGRDDRLLIVCGPCSIHDTDAALEYARRLQSLAAELNDRLYIVMRVYFEKPRTTVGWKGLINDPFMDGSFDVESGLHIARGLLLELVNMGLPLATEALDPNSPQYLGDLFSWSAIGARTTESQTHREMASGLSMPVGFKNGTDGSLGTAINAMRAAAMPHRFVGINQTGQVCLLQTQGNIDGHVILRGGKTPNYSAQDVAECEKQMEKAGLRPSLMIDCSHGNSNKDYRRQPLVVESAIEQIKAGNRSIIGLMLESHLNEGSQSSEQPRSDMHYGVSVTDACISWESTETLLRSVHQELSAARVKHSGE; encoded by the coding sequence ATGCAAAAAGATTCGCTTAATAATATTAATATCAGTGACGAGCAAATTTTGATTACCCCTGATGAATTGAAAGCTAAGTTCCCGCTTAACGACGCAGAGCAGCGCGATATTGCGCAAGCGAGAGCGACCATTGCGGATATCATTCATGGTCGTGACGATCGGTTGCTGATCGTCTGCGGACCTTGCTCGATTCATGACACGGATGCTGCGTTGGAATATGCGCGCCGTCTGCAGTCGCTTGCCGCTGAGCTGAACGATCGCCTCTACATTGTGATGCGTGTTTACTTTGAAAAACCGCGTACCACCGTGGGTTGGAAAGGGCTCATCAACGATCCGTTCATGGATGGTTCATTTGATGTGGAATCTGGCCTGCATATTGCGCGCGGGTTGCTATTGGAACTGGTGAATATGGGACTGCCGCTGGCGACGGAAGCACTCGATCCGAACAGCCCGCAATACCTGGGCGATTTGTTCAGTTGGTCGGCTATCGGTGCACGTACGACAGAATCACAAACGCACCGTGAGATGGCTTCCGGCCTGTCGATGCCTGTTGGGTTCAAAAACGGTACGGATGGCAGTCTGGGTACTGCGATCAACGCGATGAGAGCCGCTGCAATGCCGCATCGCTTTGTGGGTATCAATCAAACGGGCCAGGTCTGTTTGCTGCAAACGCAAGGGAACATTGATGGCCATGTGATTCTGCGCGGCGGTAAAACACCAAACTACAGTGCACAGGATGTCGCAGAATGTGAAAAACAGATGGAGAAGGCGGGACTGAGACCATCGCTGATGATAGATTGTAGTCACGGTAATTCGAATAAAGACTACCGCCGTCAGCCACTTGTTGTTGAATCTGCGATTGAACAAATCAAGGCGGGAAATCGTTCCATTATAGGCTTGATGCTGGAAAGCCACCTCAACGAGGGGAGCCAGTCTTCAGAACAGCCGCGTTCAGATATGCACTACGGTGTATCGGTCACGGATGCCTGTATCAGTTGGGAAAGTACAGAGACGTTGCTGCGTTCCGTTCACCAAGAGCTTAGCGCTGCACGTGTGAAACATTCAGGAGAGTAA
- a CDS encoding glutamate--cysteine ligase has product MIPDISEALSWLEKHPLAVKGIQRGIERETLRVTANGHLATTGHPEILGSALAHPWITTDFAEALLEFITPVDKDVDHLLTFLRDIHRHVSRNLGDERMWPLSMPCFIDSEQNIELAQYGSSNVGRFKTLYREGLKNRYGALMQTISGVHYNFSLPLSFWQAREGVADAESGKKAISAGYFRLIRNYYRFGWVIPYLFGASPAICSSFLKGRETALPFERTEKGMLYLPYATSLRLSDLGYTNKSQSNLGITFNDLDTYVAALKRAIKTPSEEYAQVGMKKDGRYLQLNTNVLQIENELYAPIRPKRVTRAGETPSDALLRGGIEYIEVRSLDINPFSPTGVSESQVRFLDLFLIWCALADAPEMSADELLCTRKNWNRVILEGRKPGQTVGMRCETIQQPIAEVGKSLFADLRRVAEVLDAENNQPHYQQVCDELLVGFDDPETTFSGRLLTLMKQEGNGSVGLNLAEEYRKMLSSEPLQVLTEEQLAAASENSWQRQRQIESEDTMSFDDYLATH; this is encoded by the coding sequence TTGATCCCGGACATTTCAGAAGCACTTTCTTGGCTGGAAAAACACCCACTAGCAGTGAAGGGTATTCAGCGTGGAATTGAACGCGAAACATTGCGCGTAACAGCAAACGGACATCTTGCTACAACAGGGCACCCGGAAATATTGGGCTCGGCGTTGGCACACCCGTGGATCACGACAGACTTTGCTGAAGCGCTGTTGGAGTTCATTACGCCAGTCGACAAAGATGTCGATCACCTGCTGACGTTTCTGCGCGATATTCATCGTCACGTTTCCCGCAATCTGGGCGATGAGCGGATGTGGCCATTGAGCATGCCGTGCTTTATCGACAGCGAGCAAAATATCGAGCTGGCGCAGTATGGCTCATCAAATGTTGGGCGCTTCAAGACACTTTATCGTGAAGGGCTGAAAAACCGCTATGGTGCGTTGATGCAGACTATTTCCGGCGTGCATTATAACTTCTCCCTTCCGCTGTCATTCTGGCAAGCGCGAGAGGGTGTCGCTGATGCAGAGAGCGGGAAAAAAGCCATTTCTGCGGGATACTTCAGGCTGATCCGCAACTATTACCGCTTTGGCTGGGTGATCCCTTATCTGTTCGGTGCTTCTCCGGCGATCTGTTCTTCTTTCCTAAAAGGGCGGGAAACCGCACTGCCGTTTGAGCGTACGGAAAAAGGCATGCTTTATCTGCCTTATGCAACCTCTCTACGGCTTAGTGACCTAGGCTACACCAATAAATCACAGAGTAATCTGGGAATTACGTTTAACGATCTTGATACCTATGTCGCCGCATTAAAGCGCGCGATAAAAACGCCGTCTGAGGAATATGCCCAGGTTGGTATGAAGAAGGATGGTCGTTATCTACAATTGAATACGAATGTCTTGCAGATTGAGAATGAGCTCTATGCGCCGATTCGTCCGAAACGTGTGACGCGTGCGGGTGAAACGCCATCTGATGCATTGCTGCGTGGCGGAATTGAATATATCGAAGTGCGCTCGCTGGATATCAACCCGTTCTCTCCGACAGGAGTGAGTGAAAGTCAGGTGCGTTTCCTGGATTTATTCCTGATCTGGTGTGCGCTGGCAGATGCACCGGAAATGAGCGCGGATGAGCTACTGTGTACGCGTAAAAACTGGAACCGAGTGATTCTGGAAGGGCGTAAACCTGGGCAAACGGTGGGGATGCGGTGTGAAACCATCCAGCAGCCGATTGCTGAGGTGGGGAAATCTCTGTTTGCGGATTTACGTCGCGTTGCAGAAGTGCTGGACGCTGAAAACAATCAACCGCACTATCAGCAGGTATGTGATGAACTGCTTGTTGGTTTTGACGATCCAGAAACGACGTTCTCTGGTCGACTATTAACGTTGATGAAGCAAGAAGGCAATGGTAGCGTGGGGCTGAATTTAGCGGAAGAATACCGCAAAATGCTCAGCAGTGAGCCGCTGCAGGTGTTGACGGAAGAACAATTGGCTGCTGCGAGTGAGAACTCCTGGCAGCGTCAACGTCAGATTGAGTCTGAAGATACGATGAGTTTTGACGACTATCTGGCGACGCATTAA
- the trmD gene encoding tRNA (guanosine(37)-N1)-methyltransferase TrmD yields the protein MWIGVISLFPEMFRAITDYGVTGRAVKNGLLNVQYWSPRDFTYDRHRTVDDRPYGGGPGMLMMVQPLRDAIHAAKAAAGEGVKVIYLSPQGRKLDQQGVHQLATNQKMILVCGRYEGIDERVIKTEIDEEWSIGDYVLSGGELPAMTLIDSVARFIPGVLGHQASAEEDSFADGLLDCPHFTRPEILEGMDVPAVLLSGNHAEIRRWRLKQSLGRTWLRRPELLKSLALTDEQTRLLAEFQREYQSEQQEY from the coding sequence ATGTGGATTGGGGTGATTAGCCTGTTTCCAGAGATGTTCCGGGCAATTACTGATTACGGAGTTACTGGCCGGGCAGTTAAAAATGGCCTGCTGAACGTACAGTATTGGAGTCCTCGTGATTTCACTTACGATCGGCATCGCACCGTGGACGACCGGCCTTATGGCGGCGGCCCCGGAATGCTGATGATGGTGCAACCTTTACGGGATGCGATCCACGCAGCAAAAGCAGCGGCAGGCGAAGGCGTGAAAGTGATTTATTTATCACCTCAGGGCCGTAAATTAGATCAGCAAGGCGTACATCAACTCGCTACGAACCAGAAGATGATTCTGGTCTGTGGACGGTACGAAGGGATTGATGAGCGCGTAATTAAAACCGAAATCGATGAAGAATGGTCGATAGGAGATTACGTACTCAGCGGTGGGGAACTGCCAGCGATGACCCTGATTGACTCCGTTGCCCGCTTTATTCCGGGCGTTCTGGGGCATCAGGCTTCAGCAGAAGAAGATTCTTTTGCTGATGGATTGCTGGATTGTCCTCATTTCACTCGCCCTGAAATACTGGAAGGCATGGATGTTCCGGCAGTGTTACTGTCTGGCAACCATGCAGAAATACGCCGCTGGCGATTGAAGCAGTCGCTGGGCCGAACCTGGCTTAGAAGACCTGAACTTCTGAAAAGCCTAGCTCTGACTGACGAGCAAACAAGGTTGCTGGCTGAGTTCCAACGTGAATATCAGTCTGAGCAACAAGAGTATTAG
- the ffh gene encoding signal recognition particle protein — translation MFENLTDRLSRTLRNISGRGRLTEENIKETLREVRMALLEADVALPVVRDFINRVKERAVGHEVNKSLTPGQEFVKIVKNELVSAMGEINAELNLAAQPPAVVLMAGLQGAGKTTSVGKLGKFLREKHKKKVLVVSADVYRPAAIKQLETLAEQVGVDFFPSDVQEKPLAIVERALQHAKLKFYDVLLVDTAGRLHVDDAMMDEIKQVHAAIKPVETLFVVDAMTGQDAANTAKAFNEALPLTGVILTKIDGDARGGAALSIRHITGKPIKFLGVGEKTEALEPFYPERVASRILGMGDVLSLIEDIESKVDRTQAEKLANKLKKGDGFDLTDFLDQLKQMRNMGGMASMMSKMPGMGQLPDNVKSQMDDKVLVRMEAIINSMTRQERAKPEIIKGSRKRRIAQGSGMQVQDVNRLLKQFDDMQRMMKKMKNGGLAKMMRGMKGMMPPGFPGR, via the coding sequence ATGTTTGAAAATTTAACCGATCGACTCTCGCGCACATTGCGCAATATCAGCGGCCGCGGGCGGTTGACTGAAGAAAACATTAAAGAAACGTTGCGTGAAGTGCGTATGGCATTGCTGGAAGCCGACGTCGCGTTACCCGTGGTGCGTGATTTTATCAATCGTGTAAAAGAACGTGCTGTTGGGCATGAGGTCAACAAAAGCCTGACGCCGGGTCAAGAGTTCGTCAAGATTGTTAAGAATGAACTCGTCAGCGCAATGGGTGAAATTAACGCCGAGCTGAATCTTGCCGCACAGCCGCCTGCGGTTGTTCTGATGGCCGGTCTGCAAGGTGCGGGTAAAACGACCAGCGTGGGCAAGCTGGGTAAATTCCTGCGCGAAAAGCATAAGAAAAAAGTGCTGGTGGTTTCAGCTGACGTTTATCGCCCTGCGGCGATTAAACAGTTGGAAACATTGGCAGAGCAGGTGGGGGTCGATTTCTTCCCGTCAGACGTGCAGGAAAAGCCACTTGCTATCGTAGAACGTGCATTACAACACGCTAAGCTGAAGTTCTACGATGTCTTGTTAGTCGATACCGCGGGCCGTCTCCACGTTGACGACGCGATGATGGACGAAATCAAGCAGGTTCACGCGGCGATTAAGCCGGTTGAAACGCTGTTTGTGGTTGATGCCATGACGGGGCAGGATGCGGCGAATACGGCGAAAGCTTTTAATGAAGCGCTGCCGCTGACCGGTGTGATCCTCACCAAAATTGATGGTGACGCCCGTGGCGGTGCGGCATTATCTATCCGCCATATTACTGGCAAGCCCATTAAATTCCTCGGTGTCGGCGAAAAAACCGAAGCGCTGGAGCCGTTCTACCCTGAGCGCGTTGCATCACGCATTCTCGGTATGGGCGATGTGCTTTCACTGATTGAAGATATTGAAAGCAAGGTCGATCGTACACAGGCAGAAAAGCTTGCTAATAAGTTGAAGAAGGGCGATGGGTTTGATTTGACCGATTTCCTGGACCAGCTCAAGCAGATGCGCAACATGGGCGGCATGGCAAGTATGATGAGCAAAATGCCGGGCATGGGCCAACTGCCTGATAATGTTAAATCACAAATGGATGACAAGGTGTTGGTGCGTATGGAGGCGATCATTAATTCGATGACGCGTCAGGAGCGTGCCAAACCTGAGATTATTAAAGGATCGCGTAAACGTCGTATCGCGCAAGGTTCCGGCATGCAGGTACAGGATGTGAACCGTCTTCTGAAACAATTCGATGATATGCAACGCATGATGAAGAAGATGAAAAACGGCGGTCTGGCGAAAATGATGCGCGGTATGAAAGGGATGATGCCACCTGGATTCCCTGGGCGTTAA
- the rplS gene encoding 50S ribosomal protein L19 has product MSNIIKQIEDEQMKQDVPAFRPGDTVEVKVWVVEGSKKRLQAFEGVVIAIRNRGLHSAFTVRKISNGEGVERVFQTHSPVVDSIAVKRRGAVRKAKLYYLRERTGKSARIKERLN; this is encoded by the coding sequence ATGAGCAACATTATTAAGCAAATCGAAGACGAACAAATGAAGCAGGACGTACCTGCATTTCGTCCGGGTGATACCGTAGAAGTGAAGGTATGGGTTGTTGAAGGTAGCAAAAAACGTCTGCAGGCATTCGAGGGCGTGGTTATCGCTATTCGTAACCGCGGTCTGCATTCTGCATTCACTGTTCGCAAAATTTCTAACGGCGAAGGCGTGGAGCGTGTATTCCAGACTCACTCTCCAGTAGTTGACAGCATCGCTGTTAAGCGTCGTGGTGCCGTGCGTAAAGCCAAACTGTACTACCTGCGTGAGCGTACTGGTAAGTCTGCTCGTATCAAAGAGCGTCTTAACTAA
- a CDS encoding DUF2799 domain-containing protein, with amino-acid sequence MKYSYVLAVILLMTACQSNIPSLPAKSESGFWYETGYQDAISGMVVKDDSTLQEWFGNPQIDRETYLRGYQAGQSAFCGTDNMEEWGKAGKNFPASCDGVENAETLRTRWQQSLP; translated from the coding sequence ATGAAATACAGTTATGTCTTGGCTGTAATTCTTTTAATGACAGCATGTCAAAGCAACATCCCATCGCTACCCGCTAAAAGTGAGTCAGGATTCTGGTACGAAACGGGTTATCAGGATGCAATCTCTGGCATGGTCGTAAAGGACGATAGTACTTTGCAGGAATGGTTTGGTAATCCTCAGATCGACCGTGAAACCTACTTACGTGGCTATCAGGCCGGACAGTCGGCTTTTTGCGGTACAGATAACATGGAAGAATGGGGAAAAGCAGGGAAAAACTTTCCCGCCAGTTGCGATGGCGTAGAGAATGCAGAGACACTGCGAACTCGCTGGCAACAGAGCCTGCCTTAA
- a CDS encoding class I SAM-dependent methyltransferase: MSGSSKPHNSSLNSSPRLLSHTASSQESHDERVAAVKNKIIESGDYPGISVEEQLALLDAFSHLKLGQFLLKHHGLNAYWTHNVIAHRPTHYINPLEEIIYTQLPNVLATRERFSIFQRLLQELLRPDAIMVSVPCGVMADLLLLDYTRHRDVKLIGIDLDKEALEEAYKLASQQGLENNISLVLADAWTIDLAAQADVITSNGLNVYEQDDDKVTELYRVFYSGLKPGGTLITSFMTPPPTLSQDSPWINTDPKLLALQYVLFSRIIGATWTAFRTHKQTQSQLEQAGFTDIQFINDHMHMYPTVIANKPF, from the coding sequence ATGTCCGGTTCAAGCAAGCCTCATAACTCGTCTCTAAATAGCAGCCCAAGACTCTTATCACATACGGCCTCATCTCAGGAAAGCCATGATGAACGAGTCGCCGCAGTAAAGAACAAAATTATCGAGTCCGGCGACTATCCCGGCATTTCCGTAGAAGAGCAACTCGCGCTTCTGGACGCGTTTTCCCACCTCAAGTTAGGCCAATTTTTACTGAAACATCATGGGTTAAATGCGTACTGGACGCATAATGTGATAGCACATCGACCCACTCACTACATTAATCCGCTCGAAGAAATCATCTACACCCAGTTACCCAATGTTTTAGCGACACGCGAACGATTCAGTATTTTTCAACGTCTGCTTCAAGAACTCTTGCGCCCAGACGCTATCATGGTATCTGTCCCCTGCGGTGTCATGGCCGACTTATTGTTGTTGGACTATACGCGGCATCGAGATGTGAAATTAATCGGAATCGATCTGGATAAAGAGGCACTAGAAGAAGCTTACAAACTTGCCAGTCAGCAAGGGCTGGAAAATAATATATCGTTGGTACTTGCTGATGCATGGACAATTGACTTGGCAGCACAGGCAGATGTGATTACCAGCAACGGACTCAACGTCTATGAACAAGATGATGACAAAGTTACTGAGCTTTACCGCGTATTTTACTCTGGGCTGAAACCAGGAGGTACGTTGATAACCAGCTTTATGACGCCTCCTCCTACGCTGTCGCAAGACTCCCCATGGATAAACACCGATCCAAAATTGCTAGCCCTCCAATATGTGCTTTTCTCACGTATTATTGGGGCAACCTGGACAGCGTTTCGTACCCATAAACAAACACAGTCGCAGCTAGAGCAGGCCGGATTCACCGATATTCAGTTCATTAACGATCATATGCACATGTACCCAACTGTTATCGCGAATAAGCCGTTCTGA